A window of Desulfatibacillum aliphaticivorans DSM 15576 contains these coding sequences:
- a CDS encoding prenyltransferase/squalene oxidase repeat-containing protein has translation MKSKCLVMGLVIFFVFGVGLGLCSGQSVKMPSGGISPVSVSLEKSAAHSLQTATEFLVGSQEEDGSWSKDPAITALVVYSLLLSPGYDPDGKAETSIAKGLDYLTQFVQPDGGIYRKEYRNYVTAVCLMALTRTQDKKYAKAITGAKDFLIQFQLDEGEGIQQSNPYYGGIGYGGDTRPDMSNTQLALEAIRAAEGFEKQFSGVLLAQAGNIESDEQELGLHWKKALMFVNRCQNLQSVNDMPYAGKDGGFIYETGTYKQDRSHSYGSMTYAGVKSLLYANVDKNDERVQKAVEWIQNNYTLDFNPGFGTYSIFYYYMTFSKCMAALGEDTLTDALGQEHHWREDLVSKLVSIQKPEGYWQNPSNRYWENVKPLATAYSVIAMKFALDSDQGF, from the coding sequence ATGAAATCAAAATGCCTGGTCATGGGCTTGGTCATCTTTTTCGTTTTCGGCGTGGGGTTGGGGCTTTGCTCCGGCCAATCCGTTAAAATGCCTTCCGGCGGAATCTCTCCTGTCAGCGTGTCCTTGGAAAAATCCGCCGCTCATAGTTTGCAGACCGCCACGGAATTTTTGGTGGGCAGCCAGGAGGAGGACGGATCCTGGAGCAAAGATCCCGCCATCACCGCCCTGGTTGTGTACAGCCTGCTGCTAAGCCCGGGCTACGATCCGGACGGAAAGGCGGAAACGTCCATTGCAAAGGGCCTGGACTACCTCACCCAGTTTGTGCAGCCCGACGGAGGCATCTACAGAAAGGAATACCGCAACTACGTCACGGCCGTCTGCCTCATGGCCCTCACCCGCACCCAGGATAAAAAATATGCAAAAGCCATCACCGGCGCCAAAGACTTTTTGATCCAATTCCAATTGGACGAAGGGGAAGGCATCCAACAATCCAATCCCTATTACGGAGGGATTGGCTACGGCGGCGATACAAGGCCGGATATGTCCAACACCCAACTCGCCCTGGAAGCCATCCGGGCGGCCGAAGGCTTTGAAAAACAGTTTTCCGGCGTGCTTCTGGCCCAGGCCGGAAACATTGAGTCCGACGAACAGGAGCTTGGCCTGCACTGGAAAAAAGCGCTCATGTTCGTCAACCGCTGCCAAAATCTGCAATCCGTCAACGACATGCCTTACGCCGGCAAGGACGGCGGCTTCATCTACGAGACCGGAACCTACAAGCAGGATCGGAGCCATTCCTACGGCTCCATGACCTACGCGGGGGTTAAAAGCCTCTTGTACGCCAACGTGGACAAAAACGACGAACGGGTGCAAAAAGCCGTGGAGTGGATCCAGAACAACTACACCCTGGATTTCAACCCCGGCTTTGGAACCTATTCCATATTCTATTATTACATGACTTTTTCCAAATGCATGGCCGCCCTGGGAGAGGACACCCTCACCGACGCCCTGGGCCAGGAGCATCATTGGCGGGAGGACCTTGTTTCCAAGCTGGTCTCCATCCAGAAGCCCGAGGGATATTGGCAAAACCCAAGCAACCGCTACTGGGAAAACGTCAAACCCCTGGCCACGGCCTATTCGGTCATCGCCATGAAATTCGCCCTGGACTCCGACCAGGGATTTTGA
- a CDS encoding YdjY domain-containing protein, translating to MQLSSKKWRCAGLCFSVLLSLLLTNGIGLSSSDTGADPGPEKTAENFIQMGPLTINKRSKQATIKVRTAIDQGVLEYLMVDDHGKAYESAFKVDNLLPSKLNFTLLLLGIEPLDYNKLLELARNESGREALLAQHKNSLVRISLARGEKILQLDEFIHDREKDKGELLWVFTGSRFTKDGRFVGDISLSHIAMWPDDSAVVNLFSDRGNPYRGELGFVMNPKNKELKKDQEFELVLEAYK from the coding sequence ATGCAGTTATCGTCCAAAAAATGGCGCTGCGCCGGATTGTGTTTTTCCGTATTACTATCCTTATTGCTTACAAACGGCATAGGCCTGTCATCTTCAGATACGGGCGCCGATCCCGGACCGGAAAAAACGGCCGAAAACTTCATCCAAATGGGCCCGCTTACCATCAACAAAAGGTCCAAGCAGGCGACTATCAAGGTCAGAACGGCAATTGATCAGGGCGTCCTGGAATACTTGATGGTGGATGATCATGGAAAGGCGTATGAAAGCGCCTTTAAAGTGGATAACCTACTGCCTTCAAAACTAAATTTTACACTGCTGCTGCTTGGAATTGAGCCTTTAGATTACAATAAACTTCTCGAGCTGGCAAGAAATGAAAGCGGCCGGGAAGCCCTTTTGGCGCAGCATAAAAACAGCCTGGTTCGCATCTCCTTAGCGCGCGGTGAAAAAATCCTGCAACTGGATGAGTTCATCCATGACAGGGAAAAGGATAAAGGCGAATTGCTATGGGTCTTCACCGGAAGCCGGTTTACCAAAGACGGCAGATTCGTGGGCGACATCAGCCTGAGCCATATCGCCATGTGGCCGGACGACTCGGCGGTGGTCAACCTGTTTTCGGACCGGGGCAATCCGTACCGGGGGGAGTTGGGCTTTGTCATGAACCCGAAGAACAAGGAGTTGAAAAAGGATCAGGAGTTTGAACTGGTCCTTGAAGCGTATAAATGA
- a CDS encoding TonB-dependent receptor, with the protein MMRTLLCMLVLALIMSSAQAAFCQDVELEPVVATAEKWEENPQKTPISMTYLSEGQIEDGGVRDAREMSRFIPNAYMGATGTENVLTIRGISSFDTALFSPAGFFVDGVSMPLHYMYNMDLLDVERVETLRGPQGTLYGRNNESGLIHVITQKPSDQLRAKVYGEYGSFNSYRVGGNVSGPIVKEKFQAGLALQQRNSDGFMENLYNNDDETAKKDSFTGRIALRAQPAPAWDINLNADLMETDDGLGVYRYMTGPNATDFNKINQDADLYSEQSGNGQTLSIDFKNEYVHVTSITGLRDYEHDFATDNDFSPMPFASADFSYQDDSFSQELRLASPDRHGPLKWLAGAYFFSEDTEVDYNRAANWHLVTNMETTGAAGFGQAVWSITDFLRLTGGLRFDSQDMDGAMHDLSNKTTFSESMDHEEWLPKISFSCDVAESAMIYASAAKGFLAGGYNYGMSRTASSFTYGPEYTWNYEAGLKATMFNGKCDFSLAGFYIDIDDKQVFDVDPAIFATEIRNAASAHSSGFEAEARVRPIHGLDIFGNIGWAESRFDDWTATEFNSTYTGLIKYDYEDKKLPSAPKYTGLLGAMYRHKTGLFLRGDVMFTGEFYADAKNTARQGAYELVNLRTGYEADHFDVVLWCENLFDQEYEKIKYAWGVNELAIDGAPRTVGVLIRLRV; encoded by the coding sequence ATGATGAGGACTTTGTTGTGCATGCTTGTGTTGGCTTTGATCATGTCATCCGCGCAGGCGGCTTTTTGCCAGGACGTGGAGTTGGAACCGGTAGTGGCCACCGCCGAAAAGTGGGAGGAAAACCCGCAAAAAACACCGATTTCCATGACTTACCTTTCCGAGGGGCAAATTGAGGACGGCGGGGTGCGCGACGCCCGGGAAATGAGCCGGTTCATCCCCAACGCCTATATGGGCGCCACGGGCACGGAAAACGTGCTGACCATCAGGGGGATATCGTCCTTTGACACGGCTCTATTCTCCCCTGCCGGTTTTTTCGTGGACGGCGTCAGCATGCCTTTGCACTACATGTACAACATGGACCTGCTGGACGTGGAGCGCGTGGAAACGCTTCGGGGGCCGCAAGGGACTTTGTACGGACGCAACAACGAATCCGGCCTGATTCACGTAATCACCCAGAAGCCGTCGGATCAACTGCGCGCCAAGGTCTACGGGGAGTACGGCAGCTTTAACAGCTATCGGGTCGGCGGCAATGTGTCTGGTCCTATCGTCAAGGAGAAGTTTCAGGCTGGCCTGGCCTTGCAGCAGCGCAATTCCGACGGGTTCATGGAGAATTTGTACAACAACGACGATGAAACGGCCAAGAAAGACAGCTTTACCGGACGCATCGCCTTGAGGGCGCAGCCGGCCCCGGCCTGGGACATCAACCTGAACGCGGACCTAATGGAGACGGACGACGGCCTGGGGGTCTACCGTTACATGACCGGCCCCAACGCTACGGATTTTAATAAAATCAACCAGGACGCAGACCTATACTCCGAGCAGTCGGGAAACGGCCAGACCCTGTCCATTGATTTTAAGAATGAATACGTCCATGTCACGTCCATCACAGGATTGCGCGACTACGAGCACGATTTTGCCACGGACAACGACTTCTCCCCCATGCCCTTCGCCAGTGCTGACTTCTCGTATCAGGACGACAGCTTCAGCCAGGAGTTGCGTCTTGCCTCGCCGGACAGGCACGGCCCCCTGAAGTGGCTGGCGGGCGCTTATTTTTTTTCGGAAGACACCGAAGTGGACTATAATCGCGCCGCCAACTGGCATCTTGTCACCAACATGGAAACCACGGGAGCCGCCGGATTTGGGCAGGCGGTCTGGTCCATTACCGACTTTTTGCGTCTCACCGGGGGACTCCGCTTCGATTCCCAGGACATGGACGGCGCAATGCATGATCTTTCCAACAAAACGACTTTCAGCGAAAGCATGGACCACGAGGAATGGCTGCCAAAAATTTCGTTTAGCTGCGACGTCGCGGAATCGGCCATGATTTACGCCTCGGCGGCCAAAGGTTTTTTGGCCGGCGGCTATAATTACGGGATGTCGCGCACGGCGTCGTCCTTTACTTACGGCCCGGAATACACGTGGAATTACGAAGCGGGTTTGAAGGCGACGATGTTTAACGGCAAGTGCGACTTCAGCCTGGCGGGATTTTACATTGATATCGACGACAAACAGGTTTTTGACGTGGATCCCGCTATTTTCGCCACGGAAATCCGCAACGCCGCTTCGGCCCACAGCTCGGGCTTTGAGGCCGAAGCCAGAGTCCGCCCGATCCATGGGCTGGACATATTCGGAAACATCGGTTGGGCCGAATCGCGGTTTGACGATTGGACGGCCACGGAGTTCAACAGCACCTACACGGGGCTTATCAAATACGACTACGAAGACAAGAAGCTGCCCAGCGCCCCCAAGTACACAGGCCTTCTGGGCGCCATGTACAGGCATAAAACAGGCCTTTTCCTCCGGGGGGATGTTATGTTCACCGGAGAATTTTACGCAGACGCCAAAAACACGGCCAGACAAGGCGCTTATGAACTGGTTAATTTGCGAACGGGGTACGAAGCGGATCATTTTGACGTGGTTCTGTGGTGCGAAAACCTTTTTGACCAGGAATATGAAAAAATCAAGTACGCCTGGGGCGTGAACGAGTTAGCCATAGATGGGGCGCCTCGCACTGTTGGGGTATTGATAAGGCTTAGGGTGTGA
- a CDS encoding prenyltransferase/squalene oxidase repeat-containing protein: MKKRLAMYGIVFLACFFLSSPAGFGAVISSTELIEGGQAYLLSQQAGDGSWTDDYQGEPTTSTALALAALIDTGVSKDHEAIKKGVDYLLTRFNGEYFDASSSSHFTYCNGAVVMALSMYAADNPVTRTVVMSATQSLLNTQYINPSSNGHGGWYYYNYPSSNGDLSNTQFAAMGLYYAEQYLGAIQDAAEESWKDALYTYLTKDYNSTTGASGYRPGSTSYIPAMTGASLWCMSLIGHETDPIAVGSVVSGSETPGNVGWFENNYDWEDPYGAPQYYYLYAWAKALTAAIGTENKVGEHDWVDDMVTVLASLAIPVARKDETPIYYWDSNDSLDGGNIIATSWAMMSMAFADINVESPEKRVSDVPEAEGEIDYPIRGLLTLKTEGGVTITGAKRRLADLFRWKGKSRLKLPVGAVEFVLHHVPVGGQAKLTIKLPRDAVRNDVADSFVDENGDPKPYLNWFKIQNGEWKGVTPIEVDPVAETITVWLTDGGPEDADGVANGEIVDPGAPGITDGPLVEEAAAEAAEVEFGTESSDSICFVKALK, translated from the coding sequence ATGAAGAAACGCTTGGCGATGTACGGCATCGTATTCTTGGCTTGTTTTTTTCTTTCATCCCCGGCTGGATTTGGGGCTGTCATCAGCTCAACGGAACTCATAGAAGGAGGACAGGCCTATCTCCTGTCGCAACAGGCCGGAGACGGGTCCTGGACGGACGATTATCAGGGAGAACCCACCACCAGCACAGCCCTGGCCTTGGCCGCCCTGATAGACACCGGCGTTTCCAAGGATCACGAAGCCATAAAAAAGGGCGTTGATTACCTATTAACCCGGTTTAACGGAGAATACTTCGACGCCAGCTCCTCCTCCCACTTCACGTACTGCAACGGGGCGGTGGTCATGGCCCTGTCCATGTACGCCGCTGACAATCCGGTGACAAGAACCGTGGTAATGTCCGCCACGCAAAGCCTGCTGAACACCCAGTACATCAACCCCAGCAGCAATGGCCACGGGGGGTGGTATTACTACAACTACCCTAGCTCAAACGGCGACTTGTCCAACACTCAGTTCGCCGCCATGGGGCTTTACTACGCGGAGCAGTATCTTGGCGCAATACAGGATGCAGCCGAAGAAAGTTGGAAGGACGCGCTGTACACCTACCTCACCAAGGACTACAACTCCACCACCGGCGCCAGCGGATACAGGCCCGGCTCCACCAGCTACATTCCGGCCATGACAGGCGCATCGCTTTGGTGCATGTCCCTCATCGGGCATGAAACCGACCCCATCGCCGTCGGCAGCGTGGTTTCAGGTTCGGAAACCCCAGGAAACGTGGGTTGGTTTGAAAACAATTACGACTGGGAGGATCCCTACGGGGCGCCTCAATATTATTATTTGTACGCCTGGGCCAAAGCCCTGACCGCCGCCATAGGCACGGAAAACAAGGTCGGGGAGCATGACTGGGTGGATGACATGGTGACAGTCCTGGCCAGCTTGGCTATTCCGGTCGCCAGAAAAGACGAAACCCCGATATACTATTGGGACAGCAACGACTCCCTGGACGGCGGCAACATCATCGCCACCTCCTGGGCTATGATGTCCATGGCTTTCGCCGACATCAACGTGGAAAGCCCGGAGAAGCGCGTGAGCGACGTGCCCGAGGCGGAAGGTGAAATCGATTATCCCATCCGGGGCCTGCTGACTCTCAAGACGGAAGGGGGAGTCACCATCACGGGCGCCAAACGCAGGCTGGCCGACCTCTTCCGCTGGAAGGGCAAGAGCAGGCTAAAGCTGCCCGTGGGCGCGGTGGAATTCGTGCTTCATCACGTCCCTGTGGGCGGACAGGCTAAACTGACCATCAAGCTGCCCAGAGACGCCGTGAGAAACGACGTGGCTGACAGCTTTGTGGACGAAAACGGCGATCCCAAGCCCTATCTGAACTGGTTCAAGATCCAGAACGGAGAATGGAAGGGAGTCACCCCCATTGAAGTGGACCCGGTCGCGGAAACCATTACGGTTTGGCTCACCGACGGCGGGCCGGAGGATGCGGACGGCGTCGCCAACGGCGAAATCGTGGACCCGGGCGCTCCCGGCATAACGGACGGCCCGTTGGTGGAAGAGGCGGCCGCCGAAGCGGCTGAGGTGGAGTTCGGCACGGAAAGCTCCGACTCCATCTGCTTTGTTAAGGCTCTGAAATAA
- a CDS encoding PAS domain S-box protein — protein sequence MAVWNKDKFIQQDSNQHHSPGVKLKLKPCIIFASLMFAAAIAVCGPANADASSRTNILFVFSWHQGMPWQVEIEHGFKEHLKNNASNANLFFEYMDAGRFNSMHHPDIFEKYLLEKYKDHQMDYVIFESGPANKLFYYYPDLFENSKKYIVNPNPIHGGLRNDGSTVIPVTADYEKTVQQLLAVSKGKTIYLVAGATEASKERVQKTTEITLALAPKKRVVPLIGLPMGQLIKKVSNLEPDSVIFYLLFFEDGKGNSHIPYDAAKQISSHASVPVYSLWTSLMGSGIAGGYMLSGELVGKKIAAIITNPDLAKKTDYTNLADEFHGYYYDWRQLKRWGIEEKSLPPGSKILFKDMTFFERHRREIVFGSLSLVLIISFIWIGALSKEISKRKKIGRELQYSENRYRGLSDASSEGILITEKEKIVDINRALEEIFGYSLEEAVGMNAVDLMASSEREDVLKKVLSGYEKSYETLGQKKDGSIFPIEIHAKMVSFQDRQVRVAAIRDLSEQKKAQTLLMESEKRLIEAQKVAKMGYYVFNIKTGHWTNSPELDKLFGIGKSFNRNIEGWKQIIHPDHQEEMIDYLQVHVIGNHQKFDREYKIINQSDQQEYWVQGIGDLKLDADGAALELFGTIQDITQRRQMEKALRESQQNMASILNNTHDLIVRLDRNFRHIFANPALYAATGLSPEEYLGKTNEEIGMPEELCHFFETKHEKVLATGEPEVFTFGFRAHNERFREFQAVVTPEFNADGEVETIINIMRDITELKQAESEKNRIIKELEKTLSEVKTLRGLIPICSRCKKIRDDQGYWNNLETFLEEHSDASFSHGMCQGCLEELYGQEDWYIKRKQKEESQL from the coding sequence ATGGCCGTATGGAATAAAGATAAATTTATTCAACAAGATAGCAATCAACACCATTCCCCGGGAGTCAAGTTGAAGCTGAAACCATGCATTATATTTGCAAGCCTTATGTTCGCTGCGGCGATAGCCGTTTGCGGCCCTGCTAATGCCGACGCCTCAAGCAGAACCAATATTTTGTTCGTGTTTTCCTGGCATCAGGGCATGCCTTGGCAGGTAGAGATTGAACATGGGTTTAAAGAGCATTTGAAAAACAATGCCTCAAATGCAAATTTATTTTTTGAATATATGGACGCCGGGCGCTTCAATAGTATGCACCATCCTGATATCTTTGAGAAATATTTGTTGGAAAAATACAAAGACCATCAAATGGATTACGTTATTTTTGAAAGCGGACCCGCCAATAAACTTTTTTATTATTATCCGGATTTATTTGAGAATTCCAAAAAATATATTGTAAATCCAAATCCTATTCATGGAGGCCTTCGTAATGATGGGTCCACGGTAATTCCCGTAACAGCCGATTATGAAAAAACAGTGCAACAGCTTTTGGCAGTCAGCAAAGGCAAAACCATTTACTTGGTTGCTGGAGCTACAGAAGCCAGCAAGGAAAGAGTTCAGAAAACTACCGAAATTACTTTAGCGTTAGCCCCCAAAAAAAGAGTTGTTCCTCTGATTGGCCTGCCCATGGGCCAGTTAATAAAAAAAGTCTCAAATTTGGAACCTGACAGCGTAATTTTTTATCTTCTGTTTTTTGAAGATGGAAAAGGAAATAGCCATATACCCTATGACGCCGCCAAACAAATTTCCAGTCACGCCAGCGTCCCGGTATACAGCCTTTGGACTTCATTAATGGGGAGCGGCATTGCCGGCGGATATATGCTTAGCGGAGAGCTGGTCGGTAAAAAAATCGCCGCCATAATAACGAATCCGGACCTCGCAAAGAAAACCGATTACACAAATTTGGCGGATGAGTTCCACGGGTATTATTATGATTGGCGCCAGCTAAAACGTTGGGGCATTGAAGAAAAATCACTGCCGCCCGGCAGTAAAATACTGTTCAAGGACATGACGTTTTTCGAGCGTCACCGCCGTGAAATAGTGTTTGGTTCGTTGTCTCTTGTTCTTATAATTTCCTTCATTTGGATTGGAGCGTTAAGCAAGGAGATTTCCAAAAGAAAAAAAATTGGGCGAGAATTGCAGTATAGTGAAAACAGATACCGAGGCCTTTCCGATGCATCATCTGAAGGAATTTTGATTACTGAAAAGGAAAAAATTGTCGATATTAACAGGGCGTTGGAAGAAATATTCGGCTATTCCCTGGAAGAGGCCGTTGGCATGAATGCAGTCGATTTGATGGCCTCCAGTGAGCGGGAAGATGTCCTAAAAAAAGTGTTGTCCGGTTATGAAAAATCTTATGAAACTCTTGGCCAGAAAAAAGATGGGTCGATATTCCCCATTGAAATTCATGCTAAAATGGTTTCCTTCCAGGACCGCCAAGTGAGGGTCGCAGCTATTCGTGACCTAAGCGAGCAGAAAAAGGCCCAAACGTTATTGATGGAAAGTGAAAAAAGGCTGATAGAAGCGCAAAAAGTTGCAAAAATGGGTTACTATGTTTTCAACATAAAAACAGGACATTGGACAAATTCCCCCGAACTGGATAAACTTTTTGGGATAGGAAAAAGTTTTAATCGAAATATCGAGGGATGGAAGCAAATCATCCATCCGGATCACCAGGAAGAGATGATCGATTACTTGCAGGTTCATGTGATTGGAAATCATCAAAAATTTGACAGAGAGTATAAAATTATCAATCAAAGCGACCAACAGGAATATTGGGTGCAAGGTATAGGAGACTTAAAACTCGATGCTGACGGCGCCGCATTGGAACTGTTCGGCACGATTCAGGATATTACGCAGCGTAGACAAATGGAGAAGGCATTGCGGGAAAGCCAACAGAACATGGCGTCCATATTAAACAATACTCATGATTTGATTGTAAGACTTGATCGTAATTTCAGACATATCTTCGCCAATCCCGCCCTGTACGCCGCGACTGGTCTTTCTCCGGAAGAGTATTTGGGGAAAACCAATGAAGAAATAGGAATGCCGGAAGAGCTTTGTCATTTTTTTGAAACCAAGCACGAAAAAGTTTTAGCAACAGGAGAGCCGGAAGTCTTTACATTTGGTTTTAGGGCTCATAATGAGAGATTTAGGGAATTTCAAGCTGTCGTAACTCCGGAATTCAATGCAGATGGAGAGGTTGAGACGATCATCAACATCATGAGGGATATTACGGAATTAAAGCAGGCGGAATCCGAAAAAAACAGAATCATTAAGGAGCTTGAAAAAACCCTGTCCGAGGTAAAAACCTTGCGGGGATTGATCCCGATTTGCTCCAGGTGCAAAAAAATTCGCGACGATCAGGGATATTGGAATAATCTGGAAACGTTTCTCGAGGAGCATTCCGATGCTTCTTTCAGCCACGGCATGTGCCAGGGATGTCTGGAAGAACTATATGGTCAAGAGGATTGGTATATTAAAAGAAAGCAAAAGGAAGAAAGTCAGCTGTAA
- a CDS encoding sigma-54-dependent transcriptional regulator, with protein sequence MNLENNADILVVDDDEGHRKTLYTVIKSWGYNVKTAEDGSIAVDMVREGPYDVILMDVRMAEMDGIQALKLIKEYNPSIPVLIMTAYSSVESAIEAMKTGAYDYLTKPLDFEDLRLTIERAREYAGLREENKELKQALGFRAGLRDIIGKSSVMKELTDMVSMIAPTEATVLITGESGTGKELVARSIHEGSQRKDGPLVVLNCAALTETLLESELFGHEKGAFTGADKKRDGRFVQADQGTLFLDEIGEMPLTMQAKFLRAIQEKEVQRVGSDATVTVDVRIIAATNRDLEQEVAEGKFREDLFYRLNVVTLRIPPLRERDGDIHLLAQYFLEKFAERNRKHVKGITPQAMDMLLKHPWPGNVRELENAMERAVILLTGDFITEKELPLSICGPVCDDEPMEQIEQEPILQSLEEVEKKAILATLKAVDGNKSEAARRLGITRKTLHSKLAKYDYTD encoded by the coding sequence ATGAACTTGGAAAATAACGCCGATATTCTGGTGGTGGACGACGATGAGGGCCACCGTAAAACCCTTTATACGGTTATTAAAAGTTGGGGCTATAACGTAAAAACCGCAGAGGACGGATCCATTGCCGTGGATATGGTGCGGGAAGGCCCCTATGACGTCATTCTTATGGATGTGCGTATGGCGGAAATGGACGGCATTCAGGCCCTCAAGCTCATCAAGGAGTACAATCCCTCCATTCCCGTGCTGATCATGACCGCCTACTCCTCGGTGGAGTCCGCCATCGAAGCCATGAAAACCGGCGCCTATGACTATCTGACCAAGCCCCTGGATTTTGAGGACCTGCGTTTGACCATTGAGAGAGCTAGGGAATACGCAGGCCTGAGGGAGGAAAATAAGGAGCTGAAGCAGGCCCTGGGCTTTCGCGCCGGACTGCGGGATATTATTGGAAAAAGCTCGGTCATGAAAGAGCTTACCGACATGGTGAGCATGATCGCCCCTACCGAAGCCACGGTCCTCATCACCGGAGAAAGCGGCACAGGCAAGGAACTGGTGGCCCGTTCCATCCACGAAGGAAGTCAGCGCAAGGACGGCCCCCTGGTCGTGCTCAACTGTGCTGCCCTTACTGAAACCCTGTTGGAGTCGGAGCTCTTCGGCCACGAAAAAGGGGCCTTTACCGGAGCTGACAAGAAAAGAGACGGCAGGTTCGTCCAGGCGGACCAAGGGACTTTGTTTTTGGACGAAATCGGCGAAATGCCCCTGACCATGCAAGCCAAATTTTTACGCGCCATCCAGGAAAAAGAGGTCCAGAGGGTGGGCAGCGACGCGACGGTCACGGTGGACGTCCGCATTATCGCCGCCACCAACCGGGACCTGGAGCAGGAGGTGGCGGAAGGCAAGTTCCGGGAAGATTTGTTTTATCGCCTGAACGTGGTGACGCTCCGCATCCCCCCCCTGCGGGAGAGGGACGGGGACATTCATCTGCTGGCTCAGTATTTTCTGGAAAAATTTGCGGAAAGAAACCGGAAGCACGTCAAAGGCATAACCCCCCAGGCCATGGACATGCTGTTGAAGCATCCCTGGCCGGGAAACGTGCGGGAACTGGAAAACGCCATGGAAAGGGCGGTTATTCTCCTGACCGGAGACTTCATTACGGAAAAGGAGCTGCCCTTAAGCATTTGCGGACCCGTATGCGACGACGAGCCCATGGAGCAGATAGAGCAGGAGCCCATTCTCCAGTCTTTGGAGGAAGTGGAGAAAAAAGCGATTCTGGCGACCCTCAAGGCCGTGGACGGCAACAAAAGCGAGGCGGCGCGCAGGCTGGGCATCACCCGAAAAACCCTGCACAGCAAACTGGCCAAATACGACTACACCGACTAA